The following proteins come from a genomic window of Desulfitibacter alkalitolerans DSM 16504:
- a CDS encoding LysM peptidoglycan-binding domain-containing protein produces MVFTTKNFAFKTMKILVLGLFFVLSINTAILAGNYTVKSGDSLFLIGQKFGLTVEQLKSANGLKGTELYPGQVLNIPSSNSYTVKPGDTLYLIAKTNNITWQQLMSYNGLQSTDIVPGQTLVIPAGSTADRRAVNTSSRGVSAYSLSREDLTLLARTVYSEARGEPYEGQVAVAAVVLNRLRHPDFPNTVRGVIFQPLAFTAVADGQFWLPPNQTAYNAVNDAINGWDPAKGALYYWNPITATSRWIWSRTITHQIGKHVFGY; encoded by the coding sequence ATGGTCTTCACGACAAAAAACTTTGCATTTAAAACAATGAAGATCTTGGTGCTGGGACTATTTTTTGTTCTCAGTATCAATACAGCTATCCTGGCTGGTAATTACACAGTTAAATCTGGCGACAGTCTATTTCTAATTGGCCAAAAATTTGGCCTAACAGTTGAGCAGCTCAAATCTGCAAATGGATTGAAAGGGACGGAACTTTACCCAGGACAGGTACTAAATATTCCTAGCAGCAATTCTTACACAGTCAAACCAGGGGACACACTATACTTAATTGCTAAAACTAACAACATTACATGGCAGCAATTAATGAGCTACAATGGCTTACAAAGCACAGACATAGTTCCTGGACAAACTCTAGTTATACCTGCAGGCAGCACAGCTGATAGACGTGCTGTTAATACCTCCTCACGTGGTGTTTCAGCTTATAGTCTCTCGAGAGAGGATTTAACCCTGTTAGCTCGTACTGTATACAGTGAAGCCAGGGGAGAGCCTTATGAAGGGCAGGTTGCAGTAGCTGCTGTGGTTTTAAACAGACTAAGGCACCCGGATTTTCCCAATACTGTTAGAGGTGTAATTTTTCAGCCCCTGGCTTTTACAGCAGTTGCTGATGGGCAATTCTGGCTTCCGCCAAATCAAACAGCTTACAATGCGGTAAATGATGCAATTAATGGCTGGGATCCGGCAAAGGGTGCCTTATATTACTGGAACCCTATAACAGCCACAAGCAGATGGATCTGGTCAAGAACCATAACCCATCAAATTGGGAAACATGTATTTGGATATTAA
- a CDS encoding ribonuclease H-like YkuK family protein, translated as MKFVSPSKGTMTFNAVLEDIIAFMESRPDEKFNLIIGTDSHTKNQACFVTAIIIHQIGKGARYYYHKKRQRKITSLRQKLFYEAAISLEVASKVADFLAKSGHEKLNVEIHLDVGNQGDTRALIKEIVGMVVGSGFNAKIKPDSCGASKVADKHTKF; from the coding sequence ATCAAGTTTGTCAGCCCAAGTAAGGGAACCATGACTTTTAATGCGGTCCTTGAGGACATTATTGCTTTTATGGAATCAAGGCCAGATGAAAAATTCAACCTGATAATTGGCACCGATTCCCATACCAAAAACCAGGCTTGCTTTGTCACAGCAATTATTATTCATCAAATTGGCAAAGGTGCCAGGTATTACTATCATAAAAAAAGGCAAAGAAAGATAACAAGCCTCAGGCAAAAGCTTTTCTATGAAGCTGCAATAAGCCTTGAGGTAGCCAGCAAGGTGGCAGATTTCCTTGCAAAAAGTGGCCATGAAAAGCTTAATGTTGAAATACACCTTGATGTGGGAAACCAGGGAGATACACGTGCTTTAATCAAGGAGATTGTGGGTATGGTAGTGGGAAGTGGCTTTAATGCAAAAATAAAACCCGACTCATGTGGCGCTTCTAAAGTAGCAGATAAGCATACAAAATTTTAA
- the yabG gene encoding sporulation peptidase YabG, whose translation MSEIKVNDLVKRKSYGGDIKFRVIDILQNQGKVQCLLKGMNVRLLADCTIDDLELLQPEEILEERHSNILLTRQMLKRIDEDRNKRTNFLHNNGVMQYYYAIPGKVLHLDGDEDYLQKCINAYKMLDVPVVGMHIRERDLPEKSIDLIKAYSPDIVVLTGHDALKKDSEDYEDISSYKTSKHFVDAVRNIRSLEPSRDSLVIIAGACQSYYEALIDAGANFATSPKRILVHAFDPVYIAEKIAFTSIYQKVNLEEAVGNTITGRDGIGGVDTWGHYRVGFPKSNY comes from the coding sequence GTGAGCGAGATAAAGGTTAATGATTTGGTAAAGAGAAAGTCATATGGCGGTGATATTAAGTTTAGGGTTATAGATATATTACAAAACCAGGGCAAGGTACAATGCCTTTTAAAAGGAATGAATGTTAGGTTACTGGCAGATTGTACAATAGATGATTTAGAATTGCTGCAACCAGAGGAAATCTTGGAGGAAAGACATAGTAACATACTGCTCACAAGACAAATGTTAAAAAGAATAGATGAAGACAGAAATAAAAGGACAAATTTTCTGCACAACAATGGAGTTATGCAGTACTATTATGCAATTCCCGGAAAGGTTCTTCATCTTGATGGTGATGAGGATTACCTGCAGAAATGTATCAATGCATACAAAATGCTTGACGTGCCAGTAGTTGGGATGCATATACGAGAAAGAGACCTGCCTGAAAAGTCCATAGATTTAATTAAGGCATACTCCCCTGATATAGTTGTGCTTACAGGACATGATGCGTTGAAAAAGGATTCTGAAGACTATGAGGACATATCTAGCTATAAAACATCCAAACATTTTGTTGATGCTGTCAGGAACATCAGGTCACTTGAACCCAGCAGGGATTCCCTGGTAATAATTGCTGGTGCTTGTCAGTCCTACTATGAGGCCCTTATAGATGCGGGAGCAAACTTTGCAACTTCTCCCAAGAGAATATTAGTTCATGCTTTTGATCCAGTTTATATTGCAGAAAAAATTGCATTTACATCTATTTATCAAAAAGTAAACCTGGAGGAAGCTGTGGGCAATACTATTACTGGCAGGGATGGCATTGGAGGAGTAGATACATGGGGGCATTATAGGGTGGGATTTCCAAAATCCAACTATTAA